Within Elizabethkingia sp. JS20170427COW, the genomic segment ATCATCCCTTGGTCTCCAGCTCCTTGTGCATTAGCTTTTGCATCAAAGCTGTCTTCACTCACTACTCTATCAACTCCTTGGTTGATATCTGGAGATTGTTCGTGAATTGCAGAGATTACCCCACAAGAGTCACCATTAAACATATACTCTCCTTTGGTATATCCTATACCATTAATGACTTCCCTAGCAATATGTTGTACATCTAAATAGGCAGTAGACTTTACTTCCCCTGCTAATACTACCTGACCTGTAGTTACAAGAGTCTCACAAGCTACTTTAGATTCTTTATCATAAGCTAAGAAATTATCGATTAAAGCATCCGAAATCTGATCAGCTATTTTATCCGGATGTCCTTCAGAAACAGATTCTGAGGTAAATAAATAAGGCATAATTATAAAATTAATACATTAAAAACATCGAAAAATAGCACTGATTGAAAAGACAAGAAACACCGTTTTAGCATTTTTTTAATGAGGTTGCAATCAGCACAAATTTTTCCTCTCAAATAATATTATTCGGCAAAGGTACATGCAATAAAAATTTCTTGCAAGTTTTTTTATAAAAACTAAAATATGACAAAAGCCATTTTTAAACAAAAGACAATAAAAAAGCTGAAAGAAATGCTCCTTCAGCTTCCCTATTATGTTTATTCTGGTTTTACTCCTACAAAATCTTGAGGATGAGTATTAAATATCAATTTAGATTTTAAAGACTCTCGGATAAATGAGCTTAGTTCATCAAATAATTTTTGTTTATAAGTAGGCTTATAGTAGATTAAGCTCACCTCTCTTATAGGATATGGTTTTTTAAAATGGAAGACTTTCTCTTTTTGGCTCGCTGTTAATTCATCTATTGCCATTTCAGGGATAATGGTAAGCCCTCCCACCTTATCTACCATTTGCACTAAAGTGGCGATACTGGATGCTCTAAATTCAAGATTAGAAGGCCCCATTTCATTCTCTTTTAATTTACAGATACATTCCGCTTGTGCTCTTAGACAGTTTCCTTCTTCCAAAAGCCAAACTTTTGATAGGTCGATATCTTCTGGGATAACATAAGACTCCCCTTCTTTAGCTAAGTCTTTTTTAGAAGAATAAATTAACAATTCTTCATTATATAGGAAATCGCTAAAAAATTCCTCTGCCGCAGAATATGGTGTAGAAATAATCCCGGCATCGATCTCTCCTGACTTCAAAGATTTAATCACGTTTTCGGTGGTCATCTCTTTAACATTAAGCTCTATCTTAGGATGATTTTTAAGAAAATCAAAAATTTCATTAGGCAATAAAAAAGAAGAAACCGTTGGGATGATGCCAATATTAATTTTCCCTGAAACGATATTATTAAGTAAATGCGCCTTATTTTTAAGCTCCATCACCTCGTCCATTACTCTTACTGCTTGCTCTATAATCTGCATCCCTGCATCTGTGGTACGGATAGGGTGACTTGTTCTATCAAATATTTTTACGTCTATCTCTTCTTCGAATTTCTGAATCATAGCACTCAGCGTTGGCTGGGTTATAAAGCATGCCTGAGCAGCTTTTCCGAAGTGTTTATACTTATCTACAGCTATTAAGTATTCTAGTTGCTGAATGTTCATAATAGATAATTTATATTAAAACTCTAACAAATATAGTCAATTTCTTGCAGATAAAATACTATCTTTACAAGAGGAAATTGATGATAAATAACACTTATCTTTTATGATAAGTTACATGAGTCTTATATAATTGCAAAAACTATCCTAACTTTGCCCCAATAAAGCATCAGACTATGAGCAATAAAAGAAAAATAACCAATGCCGTTGGTAATCCTTATCTAAATCATGAGAACTCCCAAACCGTTGGATCTAGAGGCCCTGTATTGCTACAAGACTATATTCTTCATGAAAATTTAGCTCACTTTGTGAGAGAACGTATCCCTGAGCGTGTTGTTCATGCGAAAGGAAGTGGTGCCTATGGTAAATTTACCGTAACCCATGATATCACCCAATACACAAGGGCTAAGCTTTTTTCAAAAATAGGTAATGAGTGCAAAACTTTTGTGAGATTTTCCACAGTAGGAGGCGAAAAAGGAAGCGCCGATACCGAAAGAGATCCTAGAGGTTTTGCTGTAAAATTTTATACTGAAGACGGAAATTGGGATTTGGTAGGAAATAACACCCCCGTTTTTTTCATTAAGGATGCTAAGAAATTTCCTGATCTTATCCATACACAGAAGAGAAATCCAAAAACCAATTTAAAATCAGCTACAGCTGCATGGGATTTTTGGTCGCTAAATCCAGAGTCTCTTCACCAGGTTCTTATCCTAATGTCGGACAGAGGAACCCCTTACGGATATCGCCATATGAATGGTTATGGATCTCATACCTTCTCTATGATTAATGATAAAGGCATAAGACATTGGGTGAAATTCCATTTCAAAACACAACAAGGAATTAAAAACTTTACCAGTGCTGAAGCTACAGAAATGAAAGGTAAAAATCCTGATTTTTCCCAACAAGACCTTGTAGAAGCTATTGAAAACGGAAACTTCCCTAAATGGACACTATATATACAAGTGATGACAGAGGAGCAAGCTAAAGACTTCCGTTGGAACCCCTTCGATGTTACCAAAGTTTGGCCACACTCAGACTTTCCGCTTATAGAAGCTGGGGAATTAGAGTTAAATGAAATCCCTGTCAATTACTTCGCTCATGTAGAGCAGAGTGCTTTTGCTCCTAACCATTTAATTGATGGTATAAGTTTTTCTCCTGATAAAATGTTACAAGGACGATTATTTTCTTATGCCGATGCACAGAGATACCGAGTAGGAGTAAACGCTTCTCAACTTCCTGTTAATGCATGCCCTTTCCAAGTAAACAATTATCAAAGAGATGGCTTTATGGCTTTAGGAAACAATGGTGGAGATGCCCCTAATTATTACCCTAATAGCTTTGATGATCTACAACCAGATCCCGCATATCAAAACTACGAAGAAGAACTTGGTAGCTCTTTAATTTCTAATTTTGATAGCAATAAAGACGACAATGATCATTTCTCACAACCAGGAACATTTTATGCTCAAACTTTAAATGCCCAAGGCAAGCAAAACTTAGTTCAGAATATTGTCGAGCATATGAATGGTATCCAAGGTCCTAAACGAGAATTAATCATCAACCGACAATTATGCCATTTCTTCAGAGCGAATATTGAGTTAGGAATGAAAATAGCCGCAGGGTTACAAATCACCTTAGATCCTAGCCAAATGCATCATTCAAAATAAGTAGAAAAAATTATTTTATTCAAAAAAACATATAACATTTTCGTTATATGTTTTTTTTTATTATTTTTAGATATTATTACTAAACATATTTTAATAGCATTATTACTATTCACTTTTATTAAATATAATCCCATATGAATATCAACATCTATAAAGAAGCTCCTATATTAACTATTGAAATTAACCGCCCTGAAAGTTTAAATGCCCTTAATGCAAAAACCTTATCTGAAATTAGCACAGCTATTTCTCAGGCCGAAGCGGATCAAGAAATAAGAGCCATTATCATCACTGGACAAGGTGAAAAATCCTTTGTAGCAGGAGCAGATATTAAAGAATTTTCTGACTATAACAGCTCCCAAGCTGAAGAATTATCCAGAAATGGACATCAACAAGTTTTTGATAAAATAGAGAATTTGAAAAAACCTGTTATCGCTGCTATTAATGGCTTTGCGCTAGGAGGCGGTTTGGAACTTGCTATGGCTTGCCACATCCGTTATGCTTCAGATAATGCTAAATTAGGACTTCCTGAGGTTACCCTAGGCTTAATCCCTGGATACGGTGGAACCCAAAGATTAGCACAACTAGTAGGAAAAGGATTGGCAAACGAAATCATCTTTTCTGCAAAAATGATTTCTGCGAATAGAGCAAAAGAAATAGGTTTGGTAAATGATGTTTTTCCAATTACTGAACTTTTAACCAAGACCAAAGAATTAGCCATTACTATTGCTAAAAACTCTCCTATGGCTATATCCAAAGCTATCGCTGCTGTTAATGCATCTGGAACAGATAAAGGCTATGAGTTGGAAATAAAATCATTTGGAGAGCTATTCGACTCCGCGGATAAGAAAGAGGGAGTTAGTGCATTTATTGAGAAAAGAAAACCTAACTTCTAATGACAGAAATTTCTAAATACGACTATGCCTATTTACGAATGGCAAAAGAATGGGCCAAATTATCTTACTGCAAGAGAAAACAAGTGGGAGCTATCATTGTAAATAACCGACAAATCATCTCTGACGGATACAACGGAACCCCTTCAGGTTTTGAAAACTGCTGTGAGGACGAAAACGGAAAAACCCATTGGTATGTACTTCATGCAGAGGCCAATGCTATTCTTAAATTAGCCAACTCCACCCAGAGTTGCGATGGAGCTACCCTCTATCTTACCCTATCTCCTTGTAAAGAGTGTAGCAAGCTTATCCTTCAATCAGGAATTAAAAGACTCGTTTATATAGACTCTTATTCCGATGAAGAGGGAATTAAATTTTTAAAAGAAGCTGGAGTAGAAGTCATACAAATTAATAACACAGAACTTACTTAAAAAAACAATAACCACATAACCACCAAAATCACAATTACTATGAAAAAAGAACTACTTTGGCAAGAGAGTATCGCGGACTTTGAAAATTATCTGAAGTTTGAGAAAAATTTCTCAAACAATACTTTAGATGCTTATTCTCGGGATCTAAAAAAGTTTGCAGAATATTGTGCAGAAGAACTAGATAATAAAGCTCCTGGCAAAATTACTTACGAGGACTTACAAAACTATATGTATCTTATTTCAAAAAAAGGCATTAGTGAGAGAACTCAAGCGCGCTGGATTTCCTCCATGAAAGCTTTCTACAAATATCTTTTGGAAGAAGATTTCTTACAAGAAAATCCTACCACACTTTTGGAAGGTCCTAAGCTAGGTTTATACCTTCCAGATACTTTAAGTTACCCAGATATCGAAAAGATTATTAATAATATAGATCTCTCTACCGATATAGGGCAAAGAAACCTTTGTATTTTAGAGATATTATACGGCTGTGGACTTAGGGTGTCCGAGGCTATTTCGCTTAAAATATCCGACATTAACTTCAAAGACTCATACCTAAAAGTTACAGGAAAAGGAAATAAAGTCCGATATGTCCCATTGGCAACTTACACTTCCAAAATTTTAAAAAACTATATCAAAAACATACGAAGTGAAGCCAAGGCTACTGCCAAAAACCAAGACGTATTGTTCTTAAATTCTAGAGGGTCTGCCATATCGAGAGTAATGGTTTTTATCATTATTAAAGAATTGGCAGAAAAGGCGGGTATTCATAAAAATATTTCTCCCCACACCTTTAGACATTCCTTTGCGACCCATCTCTTGCAAAATGGTGCTGATTTAAGATACATACAAGAATTATTAGGCCATAGTAGTATTATTACCACTGAGATTTACACTCATCTAGATAAAGAAAATTTAAGAAAAGTGATTTCAAAATATCACCCTAGAAATAAAAAATAAACATGAAAAATTTAAGAATCTGCCCTGAATGTGGAAAGGAAACTCTAAGTTTCGATGGAAGAAAAATGGATTGTGATGGTTGTGGGTTTACCTTCTATAACAATACCGCTGCAGCTGTAGCTGTTGTCATCAAATATCAAGATGAGATTATGTTCACCTTAAGAAATCAACAACCAGGAAAAGGTAAGTTTGATTTAGCGGGAGGTTTTATCGATTTCGAAGAAACCGCTGAA encodes:
- a CDS encoding hydrogen peroxide-inducible genes activator → MNIQQLEYLIAVDKYKHFGKAAQACFITQPTLSAMIQKFEEEIDVKIFDRTSHPIRTTDAGMQIIEQAVRVMDEVMELKNKAHLLNNIVSGKINIGIIPTVSSFLLPNEIFDFLKNHPKIELNVKEMTTENVIKSLKSGEIDAGIISTPYSAAEEFFSDFLYNEELLIYSSKKDLAKEGESYVIPEDIDLSKVWLLEEGNCLRAQAECICKLKENEMGPSNLEFRASSIATLVQMVDKVGGLTIIPEMAIDELTASQKEKVFHFKKPYPIREVSLIYYKPTYKQKLFDELSSFIRESLKSKLIFNTHPQDFVGVKPE
- a CDS encoding catalase, with the translated sequence MSNKRKITNAVGNPYLNHENSQTVGSRGPVLLQDYILHENLAHFVRERIPERVVHAKGSGAYGKFTVTHDITQYTRAKLFSKIGNECKTFVRFSTVGGEKGSADTERDPRGFAVKFYTEDGNWDLVGNNTPVFFIKDAKKFPDLIHTQKRNPKTNLKSATAAWDFWSLNPESLHQVLILMSDRGTPYGYRHMNGYGSHTFSMINDKGIRHWVKFHFKTQQGIKNFTSAEATEMKGKNPDFSQQDLVEAIENGNFPKWTLYIQVMTEEQAKDFRWNPFDVTKVWPHSDFPLIEAGELELNEIPVNYFAHVEQSAFAPNHLIDGISFSPDKMLQGRLFSYADAQRYRVGVNASQLPVNACPFQVNNYQRDGFMALGNNGGDAPNYYPNSFDDLQPDPAYQNYEEELGSSLISNFDSNKDDNDHFSQPGTFYAQTLNAQGKQNLVQNIVEHMNGIQGPKRELIINRQLCHFFRANIELGMKIAAGLQITLDPSQMHHSK
- a CDS encoding enoyl-CoA hydratase-related protein translates to MNINIYKEAPILTIEINRPESLNALNAKTLSEISTAISQAEADQEIRAIIITGQGEKSFVAGADIKEFSDYNSSQAEELSRNGHQQVFDKIENLKKPVIAAINGFALGGGLELAMACHIRYASDNAKLGLPEVTLGLIPGYGGTQRLAQLVGKGLANEIIFSAKMISANRAKEIGLVNDVFPITELLTKTKELAITIAKNSPMAISKAIAAVNASGTDKGYELEIKSFGELFDSADKKEGVSAFIEKRKPNF
- a CDS encoding dCMP deaminase family protein, translated to MTEISKYDYAYLRMAKEWAKLSYCKRKQVGAIIVNNRQIISDGYNGTPSGFENCCEDENGKTHWYVLHAEANAILKLANSTQSCDGATLYLTLSPCKECSKLILQSGIKRLVYIDSYSDEEGIKFLKEAGVEVIQINNTELT
- the xerD gene encoding site-specific tyrosine recombinase XerD translates to MKKELLWQESIADFENYLKFEKNFSNNTLDAYSRDLKKFAEYCAEELDNKAPGKITYEDLQNYMYLISKKGISERTQARWISSMKAFYKYLLEEDFLQENPTTLLEGPKLGLYLPDTLSYPDIEKIINNIDLSTDIGQRNLCILEILYGCGLRVSEAISLKISDINFKDSYLKVTGKGNKVRYVPLATYTSKILKNYIKNIRSEAKATAKNQDVLFLNSRGSAISRVMVFIIIKELAEKAGIHKNISPHTFRHSFATHLLQNGADLRYIQELLGHSSIITTEIYTHLDKENLRKVISKYHPRNKK